A stretch of the Lolium perenne isolate Kyuss_39 chromosome 3, Kyuss_2.0, whole genome shotgun sequence genome encodes the following:
- the LOC127345069 gene encoding protein DMP10, with protein sequence MASSSSPIVIHIPSQTNNGEITAGTAPTTPKDAGASTTTAPTAAPAATDKVMSSVANLAQLLPTGTVLAYQALAPSFTNHGKCETSNQWLTAALVLVLTASCLFFAFTDSVLGRDQKLYYGVATLRGFNVFNFSSEEEKQAFGADEFRRLRIRPLDFMHAFFTAVVFLTVAFSDVGLQNCFFPDAGKNTEELLKNLPLGMAFLSSFVFLIFPTKRKGIGYNDTTPKQKVK encoded by the coding sequence ATGGCATCTTCGTCGTCGCCCATCGTCATCCACATACCTTCGCAGACCAACAACGGCGAGATAACGGCCGGAACGGCCCCCACTACTCCGAAGGACGCCGGCGCCTCCACCACCACTGCTCCTACAGCTGCCCCGGCGGCGACGGACAAGGTCATGTCAAGCGTCGCGAACCTCGCGCAGCTCCTGCCGACGGGCACGGTGCTGGCGTACCAGGCGCTGGCGCCGTCCTTCACCAACCACGGCAAGTGCGAGACCTCCAACCAGTGGCTCACCGCGGCACTCGTCCTGGTCCTCACCGCCAGCTGCCTCTTCTTCGCCTTCACCGACAGCGTCCTCGGCCGAGACCAGAAGCTCTACTACGGCGTCGCCACGCTGCGCGGCTTCAACGTGTTCAACTTCTCCAGCGAAGAGGAGAAGCAGGCCTTCGGTGCGGACGAGTTCAGGAGGCTCCGCATCCGCCCGCTGGACTTCATGCATGCCTTCTTCACGGCGGTCGTCTTCCTCACCGTGGCGTTCAGCGACGTGGGGCTGCAGAACTGCTTCTTCCCCGACGCAGGCAAGAACACCGAGGAGCTGCTGAAGAACCTGCCGCTGGGCATGGCGTTTCTGTCAAGCTTCGTGTTCCTTATCTTCCCTACTAAAAGGAAGGGCATCGGATACAACGACACAACTCCTAAGCAGAAGGTCAAGTAA